The sequence GTCAACGGAAACTGTGACCTAAGCAGAGCCATGATTGAGCATGCAATTACGGCATCCGAGCAAAGCAAGCGCAACAAGCCAGATGTCTGGTTGCGTCTTCTTGCTGGTCTGAAAATGGATGGCTTCACACTTGTGGAAGAGGAGGTTCCAGACCCAATGGGCAGATCTTCCATTTTCGATGACGCTCCAAGGGTCATTACACAGACTGTTCTCAGGCGGATGCTGCCTGAGGATGTACCTGAGACAGATTTTCGAGAGGCGACCAGCGAAATTGAGGCCTTACTTGGTCGGCACGGGTTGGGCGCCGCCAAGGGGCATTTGGATCAAGCGATTCAGAACTTTTCGCAAGGGAACTGGTCTTCCGCCAACGCGATGATCAGAGATTTCTATCAGGAACTGCTGGACAAAATTGCGGAGTATTTTGGATGTGATCCTAAGGTTAGCGATGACGCAAAGAGGCAATATCTTGCAGATACAAAATCGGGACCGTTCCTACTTCACGAATACAATGAGTGGGAGAACGACAGAGGCAAACCTGCGTACGTATTGGGGTTGTGGGCAAGATTGCATCCGCACGGCAGCCATCCGGGCCTGTCAGATGAAGAAGATTGTGCTTTTCGGTTTCAAATAATCCTGATCACAGCCCGCATATTTTTAAGACGTTTTGATAAGCGGGTGAGAGGTCAATGATCAAAGGTTTTCCCTCCATTTCGATTATTTATGCCACCAACGGTAGCCCGGCCAAGCCGAACGACCTGGGCCGGCGAGCAATACAGGAATGCCCCTACGACAAACGCTACCCAGGCGTGGTGGGTCAGAAAGTGGACACACTATGACCCTTGACCCTGTCATGAGCGCGGAACGCACCCGCAGGTTGGTGGACGATCTGCGTGCCAAACCAGCGGAAACCACATGGATCGAGTTCAAGGAAAACAATGCCGACGGGCCGTTGATCGGCAAGCTGATCTCTGCCTTGTCCAATGCTGCACGGCTGGCCGATCAGCACTATGCCTATGTGGTCTGGGGGGTGCGAGACGGCGATCATGCGGTTGTCGGCACGAGTTTCGAGCCGACCGTGAAAAAGGAGAAGGGGCAGCCGCTCGAACTGTGGGTGGCCAACCACCTCCAGCCGGGCATCGAGTTCCGGTTCGAAGAGGTCGATCATGACGGGCAGCGCCTGATCCTGCTGACTATCCCCGCCGCCGCAACCGCTCCGGTAGAGTTTGACCGGACCGCCTATTTGCGCATCGGCAGTGCCACGCCGCGCCTGTCCGACCATCCGGAACGCCTGCGTGCCCTCTGGAGCAAGTTGCAGCCCTACGCTTGGGAGACAGGCGTCGCGGCGCAGTTCCTGTCCGGCGACGACGTTCTTGCGCGGCTGAATTACGCCAACTACTTCGATCTTACGGGCCAGCCCTTGCCGGATAACAGGCAGGGGATCTTCGACAAGCTATTGGCAGATCGTCTGATCCAGAAAGATGTAAGCGACCGCTGGAACATTACCAATCTGGGCGCAATCCTGTATGCCAAGAAACTTTCCGATTTCGGCCCCTCTGTAGAGCGCAAAGGGGTTCGTTTCGTGGCCTATGCTGGCACCGGACGTGCAGATGACGTGAGCCACCGCCAGGACGGCCAGCGCGGCTATGCAGCGGGATTTCAGGGGCTGGTGGATTACATCGACGGCCTTCTGCCCCGCAACGAATTGATTGGTAAAGCATTCCGCGAGGAGCGTCCGCTCTACCCGTCGATAGCGATCCGCGAATTGATCGCCAACGCATTGATCCACCAGGACATGACGATCACCGGTGCCGGTCCACTCATCGAGTTATTCAGCGATCGCATGGAGATCACGAACCCGGGCGCCCCCTTGGTTAGCCCCGACCGGTTTTTGGACTCGCCCCCGCGTTCCCGAAATGAAGCTCTTGCTTCCTTGATGCGGCGCATGAAACTTTGCGAAGAACAAGGCACCGGCATCGACAAGGTGATCTCGGCGGTTGAGCTACACCAGTTGCCCCCACCGGATTTCCGCATGGAGGGAGACGCCGTGCGCGTGGTTC comes from Sulfitobacter pacificus and encodes:
- a CDS encoding ATP-binding protein encodes the protein MTLDPVMSAERTRRLVDDLRAKPAETTWIEFKENNADGPLIGKLISALSNAARLADQHYAYVVWGVRDGDHAVVGTSFEPTVKKEKGQPLELWVANHLQPGIEFRFEEVDHDGQRLILLTIPAAATAPVEFDRTAYLRIGSATPRLSDHPERLRALWSKLQPYAWETGVAAQFLSGDDVLARLNYANYFDLTGQPLPDNRQGIFDKLLADRLIQKDVSDRWNITNLGAILYAKKLSDFGPSVERKGVRFVAYAGTGRADDVSHRQDGQRGYAAGFQGLVDYIDGLLPRNELIGKAFREERPLYPSIAIRELIANALIHQDMTITGAGPLIELFSDRMEITNPGAPLVSPDRFLDSPPRSRNEALASLMRRMKLCEEQGTGIDKVISAVELHQLPPPDFRMEGDAVRVVLFAPRRFADMTPEEAVRACYQHAALKYVGGQKMTNATLRERLGIDDQNAAQASRVIRATLDAGLIRPADAERPRAGYVPSWA